The Neorhizobium sp. NCHU2750 genome contains the following window.
CAAGGAGGGCGTGACGACGGCGCTCGACATCATCCGCAAGGAGATGGACATCACCATGGCGCTTTGCGGCAAGCGCGACATCAAGGATTGCGGCAAGAACATCATCGCCTCCTCGCCGTTCTGATCTCCGAACACCTGCAAACCGGTTTACCGGGATGGAGCGGCGCCGCGAATGGCACGCTCCCCTCGCGTCAGATCAGGCAGCGGGGCGCTCGGCCCTATCCTTTCATGCGCGTTCACGAGGCAACCGGATGAACAAGGTTCTGATTGTCTTCACCGAAAGCCTGCTTGCCGATCTCGGCGAGCGCCCGGGACGCAACAAGCTCGAAAAGCAGAAGGCAGCAACGCCCCGGATCGCCCTGCAGGCAGTCCTCGCCCGCCTGTCGCGCGACATGCAGGGTAGCGCTGGCACAAGCCATCTGCGCGCGGATGTTCTCGAAGAACCAGTCAACACCCGCGCCTATTATCGGCCCGAAAGCCTGGCCGATCTGCTGGTGAATTTCAGGGCGTTGACCCGCATCCCGGCGAAGAGCAAATTCGCCGCAGAACAGCCGGAAGCCTATCTCGCAGTGTTTCACTACTCCCGGCTGGGCCTTTCCCTGCTGGCCGGCTATGTTGAACCGGGCGGACAACCGTGTCTGGTGATTTTGCGGGCGATGAACGATGCCCGGCTGTCAGGCCCCTTCGGCAAGATCACGACCTCGGCCTCCGAATTCGACAGCCATCTCAAGATCGTGATGGAAGCCGCCGCCGATGCCATTGCTCCGCACTCTTGACCAACAGATCTGTTGTTTCAGACAACAACATCCACCTCTTGACACACACGGGACTTCACCCTACCTGTTGTGCTACAGAACAACGCTATCCGGATGGTGACCACCATGCCTACGGTTTTGCAGAAAAAGAACGGCACTGCCGAGGAAAATCAGGAGATGGTGGCTGGCAAGGTCTCGGCGACGCCGGCTCGGGCGCGCTCCGTCTCGCTCGAAACCCCGAATATCGAAGTGTTGGGCGACAAGGACCGCAAGGAGGTCCTGACGCTGGCGGGCAAGGAAATCGCCTCGACCATCGGCTCGCGCGTTCTGCGCGCCATGCTGGCGGAAAGCGGCATGTCGATGCGTGAAGTGGCGCGCCGGTCGGGTTTCGACGTCTCGCTTCTCTCCAACATCGCCAAGGGCAAGCGCACATCCGGCCCTGAGCTCTGGACGCTGGTTGCGCTCGCCGAGGCGATGGGTATGGACCTTGATCTGCACTTCTCCAAGCGATGAACAGGCTCGACGTCGTTCTGATGCTGTCGACGCTTCTGGTGGCGGTCCCGACGGTGCGCGCCGCCTATCGCATTCTGCTGGCCAGATGGAAGAGCGACCGGGCAGAACGCAAGGAGGCAGCAATGCCGTCACTTGCCCCACAACAGCGTCAGACCGCGAAAGTCGAAATCGACCTCCTGAGAAATCAGGCCGGTGACCTGATAGAATTCAGCACCCTGGTTCCCACATGGGCAGTCTGCTTTGGGCTGCTCGGCATGTTTCTGAACATCATAGCCCGCGCCATTCCTTTTTTCGGATAGATCGCACAGTCCTCTGCACGACGATGGCGATCGGCAAGGCATGCCGGCGTCCGCCGGAATACCGTCAGCTCACGTTCAGGCTCTAGCCCTCATTCGGCCGGCTTGACCGCTGCCGGCTTTGCGGCGGCGGGCTTTGCCGTTTCCGATTTCGCCGTTTCCGCCTTGGCGGCCTTCGGCTTGGCAGCCTTGGCCCTGCGGGCGGCCTTCACCACCGGGCGCGCCGCCTTCAGCATCCGCTTGGCGGCCTTTGCCTGGTCGTTCATCATTTCGATCTGCACCTGCTGGATTTCCGTCAGCCGTTCCCACTGGCGGTTGAGCAGATGGTCGACCTTTTCATGCAGGTGCCTTATTTCCAGCTCGGCCTTGAGGTTGACCTTGTAGTCGTTGAGCGCCCTCAGGCGATCCTTGGCCTCCTGCCGGCGCTGGCTCATCATGATCACCGGCGCCTGGAAGGCGGCAATCGTCGACAGCACGAGATTGAGCAGGATGAACGGATAGGCATCGAAGGCTTCCTGCTGCCCGAGGATGATATTGGCACCCATCCAGATGGCGAGGAAGGCGAAGAAGCCGATGATGAAGGTCCAGCTTCCGCCGAAGATCGCGACGCCATCGGCGACACGGTCACCAAAGCTGCGGTGGTCGTCATATTCGTCCTCGACATTCTCCGCCAGCGTGTCATGCGTCCTGAGGCTCTCGACGACTTCGTCCTCGAGCGAGGATAGCTCGCCGCGTTCGTCCTTCAGAAGCTCCGAAATATAACGGCCGCGGATATCGTCGACGGTCCGGCGATTGACGTAATCGTCGGCATGCAGGTTCGGATGCTGGTTTCTTAGATAGTCGACCAGTGCCGGTCGCAGGTCGTCGACGCGGATCGCATCCTTGCGCTTCAGCTGCGCGCCGGTCACCGCATCGACCAGCCGCACCGACTTAGCCTTGGCCTGCTCGATACTCTCGGAATAGGCGTCCATCTCCACGGCAGCGGTTTCGCCATTGCCGGTGTCGAAATCGACGATCTTGTAGTCGTCTTCGTCATCGAGGGTGATGGTGTCATTGCTCATGCCAAGGCCTCCATGGATCGGCGGGCTGGTGCCATCGCCGTTGAAGCATCGCGGTAGAAACTCTTTTTGTTCGAGAGCACCCGCGTCATCTGGCAGGAATGGACATCGCGGCGATGAGTGAGCGCGCCGAGACAACGACCAAAGACTTGGCCAATTTAAAGGCATGCAATGGCGAATTCGGGGGCTGCGCGCAATCGTCGCGATCCGGCGCCCGATGCCGACAATTGCTGCCATCCGCTCACCCGCGGTAAACCGCTCAGCCGCACCAGCCGTTTTTGCCCGCACCGGGGCGCTTGGCCAGCCCCTCATTGACCAGAATATCGGAAAGCGAGCGGCCATTGCGGGTAATGTCGCGCAGCTCATGGCCATCGACCTCGGCATCATTGCCCTTCCAGCTCACCAGATCGAACGGGCCGGAATCGAGAAAGGCACGCACCCTGAGCTTGGCGTCGCTCGCCTTGATCCGTTCCGCCTCGCAATGCGGCTTGTTGATATCCGGCACCTCGACGCCGACCAGCCTTATCTTCTGGCCATGGACGACGAAACGGTCGGCGGTCACGACGCAATCGTCCTGCTTGGCCGAACCGCACAGGAAGAATTTCGCCTGATAGGCACCGGCCATTGCCTCGGCCGATTTCGGCGTGGCGGCAGACAATGCGGCCACCTCGATCCCCGGCTTGCCGACCGGCGCCGGCGGAATGATCGCCGCCGTTCGCGTCTGGTCGGGCGGCCCGACGGGACGCGGCGGCACGGGCGTCGGCAGGCGGAAGACGGTGCCTTCCTGCTGCGGCTTTGCGGCAGCCGTCCGCTCATGCTCGCGCTCGCGGACAGCCGTATGCTCCGGCTTCTCCGCCGTCAGCCT
Protein-coding sequences here:
- a CDS encoding helix-turn-helix transcriptional regulator, which encodes MPTVLQKKNGTAEENQEMVAGKVSATPARARSVSLETPNIEVLGDKDRKEVLTLAGKEIASTIGSRVLRAMLAESGMSMREVARRSGFDVSLLSNIAKGKRTSGPELWTLVALAEAMGMDLDLHFSKR
- a CDS encoding DUF1003 domain-containing protein, whose protein sequence is MSNDTITLDDEDDYKIVDFDTGNGETAAVEMDAYSESIEQAKAKSVRLVDAVTGAQLKRKDAIRVDDLRPALVDYLRNQHPNLHADDYVNRRTVDDIRGRYISELLKDERGELSSLEDEVVESLRTHDTLAENVEDEYDDHRSFGDRVADGVAIFGGSWTFIIGFFAFLAIWMGANIILGQQEAFDAYPFILLNLVLSTIAAFQAPVIMMSQRRQEAKDRLRALNDYKVNLKAELEIRHLHEKVDHLLNRQWERLTEIQQVQIEMMNDQAKAAKRMLKAARPVVKAARRAKAAKPKAAKAETAKSETAKPAAAKPAAVKPAE